A portion of the Osmia lignaria lignaria isolate PbOS001 chromosome 15, iyOsmLign1, whole genome shotgun sequence genome contains these proteins:
- the LOC117608203 gene encoding HEAT repeat-containing protein 6 isoform X4, with protein sequence MALVQADYPNNTTKFDLIVEKLVALTKKKNNETKLINNYICNLNELDYRYITVSNENAVQLLIKQLCGIIIPTEIALVQNLCKLLTTFIQNNIKLQEETFAHFKQWILEALKSASSIAHNNIFLALKSILINNQFNNINHDLQLLLDENQLLIKYLNQCSTEWTETHCNAIGCLEGILVNINNSTSIAKEFVYIIKNVILNIVSSSVCIKDNKLIHIKILCSCLHILHIITINRLIPHSTEFMGEILGVVQAFLFYGIKDYSPMRPQLLRPAVMNLPERIHVIPRCKNLKNHKAKLKKQPAKKATEINNSIVSECKGVSIYSSDSDTSDTESNNSVLMDSKVRLETVHLLQALIETSQSREMFGFWPQIVATGSRNDARVLTRCILKEFVSKVKQRMLSTLTELLIDAKPFLMHAEDVHHTSFITFFGTVCLMIKELHFTLSLILSSESNVAILTHTLKCATALIQATPYARLKTGLATKLMRNCRPYIFHKDPTVRVAALSAFEAIASCDPVTPEIFEILAKQSTVNLESDQLHFNVSFNDSTEEQEEEIDAEDLKNDTVVKYNNKLLEDTNICFLVHVCLENISNKTLSTPVRLQSLKLIGRMVFTIGSLVLSHTELVTTTLIAAVQDSEVQVILHACRALEIMAGCFMNSDFEDNALLFWNIIFDPMIQLFQHQETIIREAACDCLGSISSTAFTQLPRQRAVLIITVIFGAVHDKESAVRAAALRALGMLVTLPALKEETGFLMDLANIVCLTADDKNLGVRIKGAWALANLCNCLSEDKSNEEVVEPIPLEIVLPKIYQVSIKGSKDSDKVKCNAVRALGSILNLCPDKHILNDTSSGLEALINCAILGNDMKVRWNACRALGLVLSNNPDNILPSSWR encoded by the exons ATGGCTTTGGTACAAGCTGATTACCCAAATAATACAACGAAATTTGATTTGATAGTAGAAAAATTGGTTGCACttactaaaaagaaaaacaatgaaaCGAAGTTGATTAACAATTATATTTGCAATCTTAATGAACTCGATTATCGATATATTACTGTCTCAAACGAAAAT GCAGTGCAATTACTAATTAAACAATTATGTGGCATTATAATACCTACAGAAATAGCTTTGGTGCAAAATCTTTGTAAACTTTTGACTACTTTCATTCAGAATAATATTAAGCTCCAAGAAGAAACATTTGCACATTTTAAACAATGGATTTTGGAAGCTTTAAAGTCTGCTTCCTCAATTGCacataacaatatttttttagCCTTGAagagtattttaataaataaccaatttaataatattaatcat GATTTGCAATTATTACTTGATGAAAACCaactgttgataaaatatttaaatcagtGTAGTACAGAATGGACTGAAACTCACTGTAATGCAATTGGATGTTTAGAAGGAATTttagtaaatataaataatagtaCTTCAATAGCAAAAGAATTTGTGTATATCATCAAGAATGTGatattaaatattgtttcaTCTTCTGTATGTATAAAAGATAATAAACTCATTCACATAAAA attttatgTTCCTGCTTACATATTTTACACATTATAACAATCAATAGATTGATACCACATTCCACTGAATTCATGGGTGAAATTTTGGGAGTGGTACAAGCATTTCTATTTTATGGTATTAAAGACTACTCTCCTATGAGGCCACAACTTCTTCGTCCAGCGGTAATGAATCTTCCAGAACGAATCCATGTTATTCCTAGATGTAAAAACTTGAAAAACCACAAAgcaaaattaaagaaacaacCTGCTAAAAAAGCTACAGAGATAAATAATAGTATTGTGTCAGAATGCAAGGGAGTCAGTATATATTCTAGTGATTCAGATACCTCAGACACAGAAAGTAATAATTCTGTCCTAATGGATTCCAAAGTAAGACTGGAAACTGTTCATTTGTTACAAGCTCTTATTGAAACTTCACAAAGTCGTGAAATGTTTGGATTTTGGCCACAAATTGTTGCCACTGGTTCACGAAACGATGCCAGGGTATTAACTAGATGTATTCTAAAAGAATTTGTATCAAAAGTGAAGCAACGCATGTTAAGCACACTAACAGAACTGCTGATAGATGCCAAACCATTTTTAATGCACGCCGAAGATGTTCATCATACATCTTTTATTACCTTTTTTGGTACAGTGTGTCTAATGATCAAAGAATTACATTTCACATTATCCTTAATTTTAAGTAGCGAATCAAATGTAGCAATTTTAACCCATACTTTAAAGTGTGCCACTGCTCTAATTCAGGCCACACCATATGCACGTTTGAAAACTGGGCTTGCTACAAAATTAATGAGAAATTGCAGGCCATATATATTTCACAAag ATCCAACAGTTCGAGTTGCGGCATTATCAGCATTTGAAGCTATTGCTTCTTGTGATCCAGTTACTCCAGAGATATTTGAAATACTTGCAAAGCAATCAACTGTAAATTTAGAGTCAGATCAGTTGcattttaatgtttcatttaatgATAGTacagaggaacaagaagaagaaatagatgCTGAAGATCTAAAAAATGATACAGTggttaaatataataacaaattattggAAGATACTAATATATGTTTCTTAGTTCATGTTTGTTTAGAGAATATATCAAATAAG aCATTGAGTACACCTGTTCGGCTTCAGTCTCTAAAATTAATTGGAAGAATGGTATTCACTATAGGAAGTCTTGTACTTTCACATACAGAATTAGTCACAACAACTTTAATTGCAGCTGTACAGGATTCTGAAGTACAAGTGATATTACATGCTTGTCGAGCTCTGGAGATTATGGCCGGTTGCTTCATGAATTCTGACTTTGAAGACAATGCTTTATTATTTTGGAATATTATATTTGATCCTATGATACAGCTTTTCCAACATCAAGAAACAATAATAAGAGAAGCTGCGTGTGATTGCTTAGGTAGCATTAGTTCTACCGCGTTCACTCAATTACCT cgGCAAAGAGCAGTTTTAATTATCACAGTAATTTTTGGTGCAGTGCACGATAAAGAAAGTGCTGTAAGAGCTGCTGCATTACGAGCATTAGGAATGTTAGTAACTTTACCTGCATTGAAAGAGGAAACTGGATTTTTAATGGATTTAGCTAACATAGTTTGTTTAACGGCTGATGATAAAAATCTTGGTGTTCGTATTAAAGGAGCCTGGGCATTAGCTAATTTGTGTAATTGCCTTTCTGAAGATAA AAGTAATGAAGAAGTAGTTGAACCCATTCCTTTGGAAATTGTATTACCCAAAATTTATCAAGTCAGTATTAAGGGATCTAAGGACAGTGATAAGGTAAAATGTAATGCTGTTAGAGCCCTTGGAAGTATTCTGAACTTATGTCCTGACAAACACATACTAAATGATACATCATCAGGATTAGAAGCTCTTATAAACTGTGCTATTTTGGGAAATGATATGAAA GTTCGTTGGAATGCTTGTCGAGCTTTAGGACTGGTTTTAAGCAACAATCCAGATAATATATTACCATCTTCTTGGCGa TAG
- the LOC117608203 gene encoding HEAT repeat-containing protein 6 isoform X2 yields MALVQADYPNNTTKFDLIVEKLVALTKKKNNETKLINNYICNLNELDYRYITVSNENAVQLLIKQLCGIIIPTEIALVQNLCKLLTTFIQNNIKLQEETFAHFKQWILEALKSASSIAHNNIFLALKSILINNQFNNINHDLQLLLDENQLLIKYLNQCSTEWTETHCNAIGCLEGILVNINNSTSIAKEFVYIIKNVILNIVSSSVCIKDNKLIHIKILCSCLHILHIITINRLIPHSTEFMGEILGVVQAFLFYGIKDYSPMRPQLLRPAVMNLPERIHVIPRCKNLKNHKAKLKKQPAKKATEINNSIVSECKGVSIYSSDSDTSDTESNNSVLMDSKVRLETVHLLQALIETSQSREMFGFWPQIVATGSRNDARVLTRCILKEFVSKVKQRMLSTLTELLIDAKPFLMHAEDVHHTSFITFFGTVCLMIKELHFTLSLILSSESNVAILTHTLKCATALIQATPYARLKTGLATKLMRNCRPYIFHKDPTVRVAALSAFEAIASCDPVTPEIFEILAKQSTVNLESDQLHFNVSFNDSTEEQEEEIDAEDLKNDTVVKYNNKLLEDTNICFLVHVCLENISNKTLSTPVRLQSLKLIGRMVFTIGSLVLSHTELVTTTLIAAVQDSEVQVILHACRALEIMAGCFMNSDFEDNALLFWNIIFDPMIQLFQHQETIIREAACDCLGSISSTAFTQLPRQRAVLIITVIFGAVHDKESAVRAAALRALGMLVTLPALKEETGFLMDLANIVCLTADDKNLGVRIKGAWALANLCNCLSEDNNEEVVEPIPLEIVLPKIYQVSIKGSKDSDKVKCNAVRALGSILNLCPDKHILNDTSSGLEALINCAILGNDMKVRWNACRALGLVLSNNPDNILPSSWRDQVFPVLCNLICDSPNFKVRTNAAWALYSCNSYGKYTVTLWKNITLAFENSQHVPSYIEYPHRDALIQQLCLTLSHVAACTEVQDLLNLWTEIGEYVHDISNYMKQFQETIVPEKVGDLIKAQSQLEKYVKSAPTTKEQKIAQTLASIFEKTKRYDNLDVTIST; encoded by the exons ATGGCTTTGGTACAAGCTGATTACCCAAATAATACAACGAAATTTGATTTGATAGTAGAAAAATTGGTTGCACttactaaaaagaaaaacaatgaaaCGAAGTTGATTAACAATTATATTTGCAATCTTAATGAACTCGATTATCGATATATTACTGTCTCAAACGAAAAT GCAGTGCAATTACTAATTAAACAATTATGTGGCATTATAATACCTACAGAAATAGCTTTGGTGCAAAATCTTTGTAAACTTTTGACTACTTTCATTCAGAATAATATTAAGCTCCAAGAAGAAACATTTGCACATTTTAAACAATGGATTTTGGAAGCTTTAAAGTCTGCTTCCTCAATTGCacataacaatatttttttagCCTTGAagagtattttaataaataaccaatttaataatattaatcat GATTTGCAATTATTACTTGATGAAAACCaactgttgataaaatatttaaatcagtGTAGTACAGAATGGACTGAAACTCACTGTAATGCAATTGGATGTTTAGAAGGAATTttagtaaatataaataatagtaCTTCAATAGCAAAAGAATTTGTGTATATCATCAAGAATGTGatattaaatattgtttcaTCTTCTGTATGTATAAAAGATAATAAACTCATTCACATAAAA attttatgTTCCTGCTTACATATTTTACACATTATAACAATCAATAGATTGATACCACATTCCACTGAATTCATGGGTGAAATTTTGGGAGTGGTACAAGCATTTCTATTTTATGGTATTAAAGACTACTCTCCTATGAGGCCACAACTTCTTCGTCCAGCGGTAATGAATCTTCCAGAACGAATCCATGTTATTCCTAGATGTAAAAACTTGAAAAACCACAAAgcaaaattaaagaaacaacCTGCTAAAAAAGCTACAGAGATAAATAATAGTATTGTGTCAGAATGCAAGGGAGTCAGTATATATTCTAGTGATTCAGATACCTCAGACACAGAAAGTAATAATTCTGTCCTAATGGATTCCAAAGTAAGACTGGAAACTGTTCATTTGTTACAAGCTCTTATTGAAACTTCACAAAGTCGTGAAATGTTTGGATTTTGGCCACAAATTGTTGCCACTGGTTCACGAAACGATGCCAGGGTATTAACTAGATGTATTCTAAAAGAATTTGTATCAAAAGTGAAGCAACGCATGTTAAGCACACTAACAGAACTGCTGATAGATGCCAAACCATTTTTAATGCACGCCGAAGATGTTCATCATACATCTTTTATTACCTTTTTTGGTACAGTGTGTCTAATGATCAAAGAATTACATTTCACATTATCCTTAATTTTAAGTAGCGAATCAAATGTAGCAATTTTAACCCATACTTTAAAGTGTGCCACTGCTCTAATTCAGGCCACACCATATGCACGTTTGAAAACTGGGCTTGCTACAAAATTAATGAGAAATTGCAGGCCATATATATTTCACAAag ATCCAACAGTTCGAGTTGCGGCATTATCAGCATTTGAAGCTATTGCTTCTTGTGATCCAGTTACTCCAGAGATATTTGAAATACTTGCAAAGCAATCAACTGTAAATTTAGAGTCAGATCAGTTGcattttaatgtttcatttaatgATAGTacagaggaacaagaagaagaaatagatgCTGAAGATCTAAAAAATGATACAGTggttaaatataataacaaattattggAAGATACTAATATATGTTTCTTAGTTCATGTTTGTTTAGAGAATATATCAAATAAG aCATTGAGTACACCTGTTCGGCTTCAGTCTCTAAAATTAATTGGAAGAATGGTATTCACTATAGGAAGTCTTGTACTTTCACATACAGAATTAGTCACAACAACTTTAATTGCAGCTGTACAGGATTCTGAAGTACAAGTGATATTACATGCTTGTCGAGCTCTGGAGATTATGGCCGGTTGCTTCATGAATTCTGACTTTGAAGACAATGCTTTATTATTTTGGAATATTATATTTGATCCTATGATACAGCTTTTCCAACATCAAGAAACAATAATAAGAGAAGCTGCGTGTGATTGCTTAGGTAGCATTAGTTCTACCGCGTTCACTCAATTACCT cgGCAAAGAGCAGTTTTAATTATCACAGTAATTTTTGGTGCAGTGCACGATAAAGAAAGTGCTGTAAGAGCTGCTGCATTACGAGCATTAGGAATGTTAGTAACTTTACCTGCATTGAAAGAGGAAACTGGATTTTTAATGGATTTAGCTAACATAGTTTGTTTAACGGCTGATGATAAAAATCTTGGTGTTCGTATTAAAGGAGCCTGGGCATTAGCTAATTTGTGTAATTGCCTTTCTGAAGATAA TAATGAAGAAGTAGTTGAACCCATTCCTTTGGAAATTGTATTACCCAAAATTTATCAAGTCAGTATTAAGGGATCTAAGGACAGTGATAAGGTAAAATGTAATGCTGTTAGAGCCCTTGGAAGTATTCTGAACTTATGTCCTGACAAACACATACTAAATGATACATCATCAGGATTAGAAGCTCTTATAAACTGTGCTATTTTGGGAAATGATATGAAA GTTCGTTGGAATGCTTGTCGAGCTTTAGGACTGGTTTTAAGCAACAATCCAGATAATATATTACCATCTTCTTGGCGa GACCAAGTATTTCCTGTGTTATGCAACTTAATATGTGATAGCCCGAATTTCAAAGTTCGAACTAACGCAGCATGGGCACTATATTCTTGTAATTCTTACGGTAAATATACCGTAACTTTGTGGAAGAATATTACTTTAGCATTCGAAAATTCTCAACATGTACCAAGTTATATTGAGTACCCCCATCGCGACGCTCTCATAcaacaa ctGTGCCTTACGCTTAGTCACGTAGCTGCTTGTACCGAAGTGCAAGACTTACTAAATCTTTGGACCGAGATAGGCGAATATGTACACGATATTTCTAATTACATGAAACAATTTCag gAAACTATTGTACCTGAAAAAGTAGGGGATTTAATAAAAGCGCAATCTCAATtagaaaaatatgtaaaaagtgCTCCAACAACAAAGGAGCAAAAAATTGCCCAAACATTAGCaagtatttttgaaaaaacTAAACGATATGATAATTTAGATGTTACTATTTCAACATAG
- the LOC117608203 gene encoding HEAT repeat-containing protein 6 isoform X1 has translation MALVQADYPNNTTKFDLIVEKLVALTKKKNNETKLINNYICNLNELDYRYITVSNENAVQLLIKQLCGIIIPTEIALVQNLCKLLTTFIQNNIKLQEETFAHFKQWILEALKSASSIAHNNIFLALKSILINNQFNNINHDLQLLLDENQLLIKYLNQCSTEWTETHCNAIGCLEGILVNINNSTSIAKEFVYIIKNVILNIVSSSVCIKDNKLIHIKILCSCLHILHIITINRLIPHSTEFMGEILGVVQAFLFYGIKDYSPMRPQLLRPAVMNLPERIHVIPRCKNLKNHKAKLKKQPAKKATEINNSIVSECKGVSIYSSDSDTSDTESNNSVLMDSKVRLETVHLLQALIETSQSREMFGFWPQIVATGSRNDARVLTRCILKEFVSKVKQRMLSTLTELLIDAKPFLMHAEDVHHTSFITFFGTVCLMIKELHFTLSLILSSESNVAILTHTLKCATALIQATPYARLKTGLATKLMRNCRPYIFHKDPTVRVAALSAFEAIASCDPVTPEIFEILAKQSTVNLESDQLHFNVSFNDSTEEQEEEIDAEDLKNDTVVKYNNKLLEDTNICFLVHVCLENISNKTLSTPVRLQSLKLIGRMVFTIGSLVLSHTELVTTTLIAAVQDSEVQVILHACRALEIMAGCFMNSDFEDNALLFWNIIFDPMIQLFQHQETIIREAACDCLGSISSTAFTQLPRQRAVLIITVIFGAVHDKESAVRAAALRALGMLVTLPALKEETGFLMDLANIVCLTADDKNLGVRIKGAWALANLCNCLSEDKSNEEVVEPIPLEIVLPKIYQVSIKGSKDSDKVKCNAVRALGSILNLCPDKHILNDTSSGLEALINCAILGNDMKVRWNACRALGLVLSNNPDNILPSSWRDQVFPVLCNLICDSPNFKVRTNAAWALYSCNSYGKYTVTLWKNITLAFENSQHVPSYIEYPHRDALIQQLCLTLSHVAACTEVQDLLNLWTEIGEYVHDISNYMKQFQETIVPEKVGDLIKAQSQLEKYVKSAPTTKEQKIAQTLASIFEKTKRYDNLDVTIST, from the exons ATGGCTTTGGTACAAGCTGATTACCCAAATAATACAACGAAATTTGATTTGATAGTAGAAAAATTGGTTGCACttactaaaaagaaaaacaatgaaaCGAAGTTGATTAACAATTATATTTGCAATCTTAATGAACTCGATTATCGATATATTACTGTCTCAAACGAAAAT GCAGTGCAATTACTAATTAAACAATTATGTGGCATTATAATACCTACAGAAATAGCTTTGGTGCAAAATCTTTGTAAACTTTTGACTACTTTCATTCAGAATAATATTAAGCTCCAAGAAGAAACATTTGCACATTTTAAACAATGGATTTTGGAAGCTTTAAAGTCTGCTTCCTCAATTGCacataacaatatttttttagCCTTGAagagtattttaataaataaccaatttaataatattaatcat GATTTGCAATTATTACTTGATGAAAACCaactgttgataaaatatttaaatcagtGTAGTACAGAATGGACTGAAACTCACTGTAATGCAATTGGATGTTTAGAAGGAATTttagtaaatataaataatagtaCTTCAATAGCAAAAGAATTTGTGTATATCATCAAGAATGTGatattaaatattgtttcaTCTTCTGTATGTATAAAAGATAATAAACTCATTCACATAAAA attttatgTTCCTGCTTACATATTTTACACATTATAACAATCAATAGATTGATACCACATTCCACTGAATTCATGGGTGAAATTTTGGGAGTGGTACAAGCATTTCTATTTTATGGTATTAAAGACTACTCTCCTATGAGGCCACAACTTCTTCGTCCAGCGGTAATGAATCTTCCAGAACGAATCCATGTTATTCCTAGATGTAAAAACTTGAAAAACCACAAAgcaaaattaaagaaacaacCTGCTAAAAAAGCTACAGAGATAAATAATAGTATTGTGTCAGAATGCAAGGGAGTCAGTATATATTCTAGTGATTCAGATACCTCAGACACAGAAAGTAATAATTCTGTCCTAATGGATTCCAAAGTAAGACTGGAAACTGTTCATTTGTTACAAGCTCTTATTGAAACTTCACAAAGTCGTGAAATGTTTGGATTTTGGCCACAAATTGTTGCCACTGGTTCACGAAACGATGCCAGGGTATTAACTAGATGTATTCTAAAAGAATTTGTATCAAAAGTGAAGCAACGCATGTTAAGCACACTAACAGAACTGCTGATAGATGCCAAACCATTTTTAATGCACGCCGAAGATGTTCATCATACATCTTTTATTACCTTTTTTGGTACAGTGTGTCTAATGATCAAAGAATTACATTTCACATTATCCTTAATTTTAAGTAGCGAATCAAATGTAGCAATTTTAACCCATACTTTAAAGTGTGCCACTGCTCTAATTCAGGCCACACCATATGCACGTTTGAAAACTGGGCTTGCTACAAAATTAATGAGAAATTGCAGGCCATATATATTTCACAAag ATCCAACAGTTCGAGTTGCGGCATTATCAGCATTTGAAGCTATTGCTTCTTGTGATCCAGTTACTCCAGAGATATTTGAAATACTTGCAAAGCAATCAACTGTAAATTTAGAGTCAGATCAGTTGcattttaatgtttcatttaatgATAGTacagaggaacaagaagaagaaatagatgCTGAAGATCTAAAAAATGATACAGTggttaaatataataacaaattattggAAGATACTAATATATGTTTCTTAGTTCATGTTTGTTTAGAGAATATATCAAATAAG aCATTGAGTACACCTGTTCGGCTTCAGTCTCTAAAATTAATTGGAAGAATGGTATTCACTATAGGAAGTCTTGTACTTTCACATACAGAATTAGTCACAACAACTTTAATTGCAGCTGTACAGGATTCTGAAGTACAAGTGATATTACATGCTTGTCGAGCTCTGGAGATTATGGCCGGTTGCTTCATGAATTCTGACTTTGAAGACAATGCTTTATTATTTTGGAATATTATATTTGATCCTATGATACAGCTTTTCCAACATCAAGAAACAATAATAAGAGAAGCTGCGTGTGATTGCTTAGGTAGCATTAGTTCTACCGCGTTCACTCAATTACCT cgGCAAAGAGCAGTTTTAATTATCACAGTAATTTTTGGTGCAGTGCACGATAAAGAAAGTGCTGTAAGAGCTGCTGCATTACGAGCATTAGGAATGTTAGTAACTTTACCTGCATTGAAAGAGGAAACTGGATTTTTAATGGATTTAGCTAACATAGTTTGTTTAACGGCTGATGATAAAAATCTTGGTGTTCGTATTAAAGGAGCCTGGGCATTAGCTAATTTGTGTAATTGCCTTTCTGAAGATAA AAGTAATGAAGAAGTAGTTGAACCCATTCCTTTGGAAATTGTATTACCCAAAATTTATCAAGTCAGTATTAAGGGATCTAAGGACAGTGATAAGGTAAAATGTAATGCTGTTAGAGCCCTTGGAAGTATTCTGAACTTATGTCCTGACAAACACATACTAAATGATACATCATCAGGATTAGAAGCTCTTATAAACTGTGCTATTTTGGGAAATGATATGAAA GTTCGTTGGAATGCTTGTCGAGCTTTAGGACTGGTTTTAAGCAACAATCCAGATAATATATTACCATCTTCTTGGCGa GACCAAGTATTTCCTGTGTTATGCAACTTAATATGTGATAGCCCGAATTTCAAAGTTCGAACTAACGCAGCATGGGCACTATATTCTTGTAATTCTTACGGTAAATATACCGTAACTTTGTGGAAGAATATTACTTTAGCATTCGAAAATTCTCAACATGTACCAAGTTATATTGAGTACCCCCATCGCGACGCTCTCATAcaacaa ctGTGCCTTACGCTTAGTCACGTAGCTGCTTGTACCGAAGTGCAAGACTTACTAAATCTTTGGACCGAGATAGGCGAATATGTACACGATATTTCTAATTACATGAAACAATTTCag gAAACTATTGTACCTGAAAAAGTAGGGGATTTAATAAAAGCGCAATCTCAATtagaaaaatatgtaaaaagtgCTCCAACAACAAAGGAGCAAAAAATTGCCCAAACATTAGCaagtatttttgaaaaaacTAAACGATATGATAATTTAGATGTTACTATTTCAACATAG